A genomic region of Stegostoma tigrinum isolate sSteTig4 chromosome 13, sSteTig4.hap1, whole genome shotgun sequence contains the following coding sequences:
- the LOC125458248 gene encoding keratinocyte-associated transmembrane protein 2-like isoform X2, whose translation MKLTSNSILTENGTQVTVNQQAASTTNNLTSPRSESVKTIESKTTETKSSINATNPTTTNTTTLSATTLKQISTTSVGAAVKSTESLIAITQKATAVQNSDQIAPTLKDVSVGEGNNIDNKQDTEVMVIGTDIEEDEGLISNTDPEKMDEMTDNQLLLVGQGNSPSYYEADEEKGAEEYFDINQLDEDDLENDMDEPPELPDQPIYISAREEEDSHFFFYLVASAFLIAIVYITYHNKRKIYILLVQSRRWKDSLCSRTIEYQRLDQNVHDAMPSLKITKDYVF comes from the exons ATGAAAT TGACCAGTAACAGCATCCTTACAGAAAATGGAACACAAGTGACTGTCAATCAACAGGCAGCCAGTACTACCAATAATCTGACATCTCCGAGAAGTGAGTCAGTTAAAACAATTGAATCCAAAACTACAGAGACAAAATCTAGCATTAATGCTACAAATCCAACCACCACCAACACGACTACATTATCTGCAACCACTTTGAAGCAGATTTCAACGACATCAGTGGGAGCTGCCGTTAAGAGTACGGAATCTCTTATAGCAATAACACAGAAGGCAACTGCTGTCCAAAATTCTGACCAGATTGCACCAACCTTAAAAGACGTATCAGTCGGAGAAGGTAACAATATCGACAACAAGCAAGATACAGAAGTAATGGTAATTGGCACAGATATTGAAGAGGATGAAGGTCTCATTTCTAATACAGATCCAGAAAAAATGGATGAAATGACAGATAACCAATTGTTGCTTGTTGGACAAGGCAATTCTCCATCTTATTatgaagcagatgaagaaaaAGGGGCTGAGGAGTATTTTGATATAAATCAATTGGATGAGGATGATCTGGAAAATGATATGGATGAACCTCCTGAGCTTCCTGATCAACCAATATACATTTCTGCACGTGAAGAAGAAGATAGTCACTTCTTTTTCTACCTCGTTGCTTCTGCTTTTCTAATTGCCATTGTTTATATTACATATCACAATAAAAGAAAG atttacaTTCTCTTAGTTCAAAGCAGACGATGGAAGGATAGTCTCTGCTCAAGAACAATTGAATACCAACGGTTGGATCAGAACGTACATGATGCTATGCCATCACTTAAGATTACAAAAGACTATGTTTTCTAA